One genomic segment of Falco peregrinus isolate bFalPer1 chromosome 7, bFalPer1.pri, whole genome shotgun sequence includes these proteins:
- the HBS1L gene encoding HBS1-like protein isoform X7, whose amino-acid sequence MSRHRNVRGYNYDEDFEDDDVYGQSVEDDYCISPSTAAQFIYSRRDKPAMCAEPLEEEGYGYEGTDDTADYFTSNHQLTDVDRARLNSCLDQMREVLAESVPEQKMVQAVLDSKFDVQKALDLVLSQGSKQNVKTKNEDTVTVGKTTKGDLLCCPEMCIDTGGFSCAAESVADNTNKPGFGNLTAKSGSACYSLIKNDRILLNAEKSNIPSSERKGLKCSSLVLSSCFSDDLCKELFCEPVNKQAENQLPESANTVNLISNSEDNYFSIGSNPSGYSSFKKLECKETQDLKSLPMQNVLCDSLSPEDCIPLVSSDTSDRNSNAYFYSPPCLTSALGKLALDNKVSHTVNRNNELENFSSVVQSRKQESPSSDTAALPVLRSGSTMLADLLQEHQESSASHCYSLADLYTQSTASLTDTKLGISPLSQLVSQPQTSGGMPELTGSLSSLVLSKVSPRKEVENLSLSDLIAETIEVDKTQQQTDFPMLDVIELRPSKRINIDLSVLVKNADVSAKQNVVGQSSVLSPESKHLKEKQGKYSGFAKTDKKPKRGFASKRQDLSLSWIKALRARPSAFALTLCLRYPPKGYKRRTIGIHKAFLYSRQVQDVKPKETGPIITITPFDFKSASPDDIVKANQKKAFTRE is encoded by the exons aTGTCCCGACACAGGAACGTCCGAGGCTATAACTACGACGAAG ATTTTGAAGATGATGATGTGTATGGCCAATCAGTAGAAGATGATTATTGCATTTCTCCTTCAACAG CAGCTCAGTTTATCTACTCCAGACGAGACAAACCAGCAATGTGTGCTGAGCCATTAGAAGAAGAAGGATATGGCTATGAAGGTACAGATGATACAGCTGATTATTTTACATCTAATCATCAGTTGACTGACGTTGATAGAG CCCGTCTTAATTCATGCCTTGATCAAATGAGAGAAGTTTTGGCAGAGTCTGTACCAGAGCAAAAAATGGTGCAAGCAGTACTGGATAGTAAATTTGATGTACAGAAGGCTTTGGATCTTGTGCTTTCTCAAGGCAGTAAGCAAAATGTGAAGACCAAGAATGAGGACACTGTGACTGTAGGAAAGACAACAAAAG GAGACTTACTTTGTTGTCCAGAAATGTGTATTGATACAGGTGGTTTCTCTTGTGCAGCAGAAAGTGTTGCTGACAACACCAACAAACCTGGGTTTGGAAACCTGACAGCCAAAAGTGGTTCAGCTTGTTACTCTCtaattaaaaatgacagaataCTCCTTAATGCTGAAAAATCCAATATACCTTCATCTGAAAGGAAAGGGTTGAAATGCTCTTCACTTGTTCTGTCATCTTGTTTCAGTGATGATTTATGTAAAGAATTGTTTTGTGAACCTGTGAATAAACAGGCAGAGAATCAACTACCAGAAAGTGCTAATACAGTAAATTTGATTTCTAACAGTGAAGATAATTACTTTAGTATAGGAAGTAACCCATCTGGATATTCTTCTTTTAAGAAGTTGGAATGCAAGGAAACACAGGACTTGAAATCCTTGCCAATGCAGAATGTGCTTTGTGATTCTCTGAGTCCTGAAGACTGCATTCCTCTTGTTTCCTCAGATACTTCTGATCGTAATAGTAATGCGTATTTTTACAGTCCTCCGTGTTTAACAAGTGCTTTAGGAAAATTGGCTCTTGATAACAAAGTCAGTCATACTGTAAATAGAAATAATGAACttgaaaatttttcttcagttgtgcAAAGTAGAAAACAAGAAAGCCCCTCTTCAGATACGGCTGCTTTGCCAGTGTTAAGGTCTGGAAGTACAATGTTGGCTGACTTACTTCAGGAGCACCAGGAAAGCAGTGCTAGCCACTGTTACTCTTTGGCTGACCTTTATACCCAGTCAACAGCAAGTCTCACTGATACAAAGTTGGGAATCTCACCATTATCGCAACTAGTAAGTCAACCTCAAACTTCAGGTGGGATGCCAGAGCTAACAGGATCTTTGTCTTCTCTAGTCCTGTCCAAAGTTTCTCCACGAAAGGAGGTTGAGAATTTATCACTCTCGGATTTAATAGCAGAGACTATTGAAGTAGACAAAACTCAACAACAGACAGACTTCCCCATGCTTGATGTAATTGAACTAAGGCCCTCTAAAAGAATCAACATTGATTTAAGTGTCCTCGTAAAAAATGCGGatgtttctgcaaaacaaaatgtggTAGGACAGTCAAGTGTCTTGAGCCCTGAAtctaaacatttaaaagaaaaacaaggaaaatattctggttttgccaaaacagataaaaaacccaaaagaggTTTTGCTTCTAAGAGGCAGGATTTGTCCCTTTCATGGATAAAGGCATTGCGTGCAAGAccttcagcttttgctttaacCTTGTGTCTCCGTTATCCTCCAAAAGGTTATAAGCGGCGCACAATTGGTATACATAAGGCTTTCCTATACAGTAGACAAGTACAAGATGTAAAACCCAAGGAAACTGGTCCTATAATAACCATAACACCATTTGACTTCAAATCAGCATCTCCTGATGACATTGTGAAAGCTAaccaaaaaaaagctttcacaagagagtaa